A window from Gallus gallus isolate bGalGal1 chromosome 7, bGalGal1.mat.broiler.GRCg7b, whole genome shotgun sequence encodes these proteins:
- the LNPK gene encoding endoplasmic reticulum junction formation protein lunapark isoform X4: MGGLISRWRAKPSTVEVLEKIDKEIQTLEEFREKNQRLQKLWVGRLLFYSSLLYLATCLIVYLWCLPDEWTARFFMTLPFFAFPLIIWFIRTLLIFFFSKRTERNNDALEDLKSQKKKILEEVMEKETYKTAKLILERFDPDSNAKEAELPSAGTSATSRPGQEIRQRTAAQRNASTPTPATPKQGSPKLLVSSTPSPDLQRDASALSGPPERTAVPSLQSNVLPRRPGSPATSVPGMGLHPPGPPLARPILPRERGVVDRVIEYLVGDGPQNRYALICQQCCSHNGMALKEEFEYVAFRCAYCFFLNPARKTRPRAPRLPDFNFEKKQLPELQSEAERPESREREPQGNQQTEESEGVAQQIETNETDEKAPSAEQLNDSLVEEVEKEAAENVSTTEDSISDSAISTEQSEESLVKAE, translated from the exons ATGGGTGGATTAATTTCAAGATGGAGg GCAAAGCCTTCTACTGTAGAAGTATTAGAAAAAATTGATAAG GAAATACAGACCTTAGAagaatttagagaaaaaaatcagagactTCAGAAACTATGGGTTGGAAGGCTACTCTTCTACTCTTCACTTCTTTATCTTGCCACCTGCTTAATTGTATATTTGTGGTGTCTTCCTGATGAATGGACAGCAAGGTTTTTTATGACACTTCCATTTTTTGCATTTCCACTGAT aatcTGGTTTATAAGAACactgctcatttttttcttttccaagaggACAGAAAGGAATA atgaTGCACTGGAAGATTTAaaatctcaaaagaaaaaaata CTTGAGGAAGTGATGGAGAAGGAAACTTACAAGACTGCTAAACTAATTCTTGAAAGGTTTGATCCAGATTCAAATGCAAAG GAGGCTGAACTGCCATCTGCTGGAACATCTGCAACCTCGAGACCTGGACAAG AAATTCGTCAGAGGACTGCAGCTCAAAGAAATGCTTCTACACCCACGCCTGCTACTCCTAAGCAAGGCTCTCCAAAATTGCTTGTTTCGTCAACACCGTCTCCCGATCTGCAGAGGGATGCATCTGCTCTTAGTGGACCACCAGAAAGAACCGCTGTGCCATCCTTGCAGTCAAATGTTCTACCGAGACGCCCTGGATCCCCTGCTACTTCAGTGCCTGGAATGG GTCTTCATCCTCCAGGCCCTCCTTTAGCGAGACCTATTCTTCCTCGAGAAAGAGGAGTTGTGGATAGAGTTATTGAGTATTTGGTTGGAGATGGTCCTCAGAACAG GTATGCCCTTATATGTCAGCAATGTTGTTCTCACAATGGTATGGCTCTGAAGGAGGAGTTTGAATACGTAG CATTTAGGTGTGCCTACTGCTTTTTCCTGAATCCTGCAAGAAAAACGAGACCTCGGGCTCCACGGCTACCAGATTTCAATTTTGAAAAGAAGCAACTTCCAGAATTGCAATCGGAAGCAGAGCGTCCAGAATCAAGAGAGAGAGAACCGCAGGGGAATCAGCAGACAGAAG aatcTGAAGGAGTGGCTCAGCAAATTGAGACAAATGAGACAGATGAGAAAGCACCAAGTGCTGAGCAGTTGAATGATAGTCTTGTTGAAGAAGttgaaaaagaagcagcagaaaatgtttCAACAACCGAAGACTCTATTTCAGATTCTGCTATTTCAACTGAACAAAGTGAAGAATCTTTAGTGAAAGCAGAATAA
- the LNPK gene encoding endoplasmic reticulum junction formation protein lunapark isoform X1, which yields MGLPPGRPGPSFGGRRRDAWPGARQQAKPSTVEVLEKIDKEIQTLEEFREKNQRLQKLWVGRLLFYSSLLYLATCLIVYLWCLPDEWTARFFMTLPFFAFPLIIWFIRTLLIFFFSKRTERNNDALEDLKSQKKKILEEVMEKETYKTAKLILERFDPDSNAKEAELPSAGTSATSRPGQEIRQRTAAQRNASTPTPATPKQGSPKLLVSSTPSPDLQRDASALSGPPERTAVPSLQSNVLPRRPGSPATSVPGMGLHPPGPPLARPILPRERGVVDRVIEYLVGDGPQNRYALICQQCCSHNGMALKEEFEYVAFRCAYCFFLNPARKTRPRAPRLPDFNFEKKQLPELQSEAERPESREREPQGNQQTEESEGVAQQIETNETDEKAPSAEQLNDSLVEEVEKEAAENVSTTEDSISDSAISTEQSEESLVKAE from the exons ATGGGATTGCCGCCGGGGCGGCCCGGCCCCTCCttcggcgggcggcggcgggatGCGTGGCCCGGCGCGCGGCAG CAGGCAAAGCCTTCTACTGTAGAAGTATTAGAAAAAATTGATAAG GAAATACAGACCTTAGAagaatttagagaaaaaaatcagagactTCAGAAACTATGGGTTGGAAGGCTACTCTTCTACTCTTCACTTCTTTATCTTGCCACCTGCTTAATTGTATATTTGTGGTGTCTTCCTGATGAATGGACAGCAAGGTTTTTTATGACACTTCCATTTTTTGCATTTCCACTGAT aatcTGGTTTATAAGAACactgctcatttttttcttttccaagaggACAGAAAGGAATA atgaTGCACTGGAAGATTTAaaatctcaaaagaaaaaaata CTTGAGGAAGTGATGGAGAAGGAAACTTACAAGACTGCTAAACTAATTCTTGAAAGGTTTGATCCAGATTCAAATGCAAAG GAGGCTGAACTGCCATCTGCTGGAACATCTGCAACCTCGAGACCTGGACAAG AAATTCGTCAGAGGACTGCAGCTCAAAGAAATGCTTCTACACCCACGCCTGCTACTCCTAAGCAAGGCTCTCCAAAATTGCTTGTTTCGTCAACACCGTCTCCCGATCTGCAGAGGGATGCATCTGCTCTTAGTGGACCACCAGAAAGAACCGCTGTGCCATCCTTGCAGTCAAATGTTCTACCGAGACGCCCTGGATCCCCTGCTACTTCAGTGCCTGGAATGG GTCTTCATCCTCCAGGCCCTCCTTTAGCGAGACCTATTCTTCCTCGAGAAAGAGGAGTTGTGGATAGAGTTATTGAGTATTTGGTTGGAGATGGTCCTCAGAACAG GTATGCCCTTATATGTCAGCAATGTTGTTCTCACAATGGTATGGCTCTGAAGGAGGAGTTTGAATACGTAG CATTTAGGTGTGCCTACTGCTTTTTCCTGAATCCTGCAAGAAAAACGAGACCTCGGGCTCCACGGCTACCAGATTTCAATTTTGAAAAGAAGCAACTTCCAGAATTGCAATCGGAAGCAGAGCGTCCAGAATCAAGAGAGAGAGAACCGCAGGGGAATCAGCAGACAGAAG aatcTGAAGGAGTGGCTCAGCAAATTGAGACAAATGAGACAGATGAGAAAGCACCAAGTGCTGAGCAGTTGAATGATAGTCTTGTTGAAGAAGttgaaaaagaagcagcagaaaatgtttCAACAACCGAAGACTCTATTTCAGATTCTGCTATTTCAACTGAACAAAGTGAAGAATCTTTAGTGAAAGCAGAATAA
- the LNPK gene encoding endoplasmic reticulum junction formation protein lunapark isoform X5 encodes MGGLISRWRQAKPSTVEVLEKIDKEIQTLEEFREKNQRLQKLWVGRLLFYSSLLYLATCLIVYLWCLPDEWTARFFMTLPFFAFPLIIWFIRTLLIFFFSKRTERNNDALEDLKSQKKKILEEVMEKETYKTAKLILERFDPDSNAKEAELPSAGTSATSRPGQEIRQRTAAQRNASTPTPATPKQGSPKLLVSSTPSPDLQRDASALSGPPERTAVPSLQSNVLPRRPGSPATSVPGMGLHPPGPPLARPILPRERGVVDRVIEYLVGDGPQNRYALICQQCCSHNGMALKEEFEYVAFRCAYCFFLNPARKTRPRAPRLPDFNFEKKQLPELQSEAERPESREREPQGNQQTEVTSMLHAATPMDKRTEEWLCGLLLALNLGFCNPLEV; translated from the exons ATGGGTGGATTAATTTCAAGATGGAGg CAGGCAAAGCCTTCTACTGTAGAAGTATTAGAAAAAATTGATAAG GAAATACAGACCTTAGAagaatttagagaaaaaaatcagagactTCAGAAACTATGGGTTGGAAGGCTACTCTTCTACTCTTCACTTCTTTATCTTGCCACCTGCTTAATTGTATATTTGTGGTGTCTTCCTGATGAATGGACAGCAAGGTTTTTTATGACACTTCCATTTTTTGCATTTCCACTGAT aatcTGGTTTATAAGAACactgctcatttttttcttttccaagaggACAGAAAGGAATA atgaTGCACTGGAAGATTTAaaatctcaaaagaaaaaaata CTTGAGGAAGTGATGGAGAAGGAAACTTACAAGACTGCTAAACTAATTCTTGAAAGGTTTGATCCAGATTCAAATGCAAAG GAGGCTGAACTGCCATCTGCTGGAACATCTGCAACCTCGAGACCTGGACAAG AAATTCGTCAGAGGACTGCAGCTCAAAGAAATGCTTCTACACCCACGCCTGCTACTCCTAAGCAAGGCTCTCCAAAATTGCTTGTTTCGTCAACACCGTCTCCCGATCTGCAGAGGGATGCATCTGCTCTTAGTGGACCACCAGAAAGAACCGCTGTGCCATCCTTGCAGTCAAATGTTCTACCGAGACGCCCTGGATCCCCTGCTACTTCAGTGCCTGGAATGG GTCTTCATCCTCCAGGCCCTCCTTTAGCGAGACCTATTCTTCCTCGAGAAAGAGGAGTTGTGGATAGAGTTATTGAGTATTTGGTTGGAGATGGTCCTCAGAACAG GTATGCCCTTATATGTCAGCAATGTTGTTCTCACAATGGTATGGCTCTGAAGGAGGAGTTTGAATACGTAG CATTTAGGTGTGCCTACTGCTTTTTCCTGAATCCTGCAAGAAAAACGAGACCTCGGGCTCCACGGCTACCAGATTTCAATTTTGAAAAGAAGCAACTTCCAGAATTGCAATCGGAAGCAGAGCGTCCAGAATCAAGAGAGAGAGAACCGCAGGGGAATCAGCAGACAGAAG TGACAAGCATGCTACATGCTGCTACTCCAATGGATAAGAGAACTGAAGAATGGTTGTGTGGACTGCTATTGGCACTGAACCTTGGATTTTGTAATCCTCTGGAAGTATGA
- the LNPK gene encoding endoplasmic reticulum junction formation protein lunapark isoform X2: MGLPPGRPGPSFGGRRRDAWPGARQAKPSTVEVLEKIDKEIQTLEEFREKNQRLQKLWVGRLLFYSSLLYLATCLIVYLWCLPDEWTARFFMTLPFFAFPLIIWFIRTLLIFFFSKRTERNNDALEDLKSQKKKILEEVMEKETYKTAKLILERFDPDSNAKEAELPSAGTSATSRPGQEIRQRTAAQRNASTPTPATPKQGSPKLLVSSTPSPDLQRDASALSGPPERTAVPSLQSNVLPRRPGSPATSVPGMGLHPPGPPLARPILPRERGVVDRVIEYLVGDGPQNRYALICQQCCSHNGMALKEEFEYVAFRCAYCFFLNPARKTRPRAPRLPDFNFEKKQLPELQSEAERPESREREPQGNQQTEESEGVAQQIETNETDEKAPSAEQLNDSLVEEVEKEAAENVSTTEDSISDSAISTEQSEESLVKAE, translated from the exons ATGGGATTGCCGCCGGGGCGGCCCGGCCCCTCCttcggcgggcggcggcgggatGCGTGGCCCGGCGCGCGGCAG GCAAAGCCTTCTACTGTAGAAGTATTAGAAAAAATTGATAAG GAAATACAGACCTTAGAagaatttagagaaaaaaatcagagactTCAGAAACTATGGGTTGGAAGGCTACTCTTCTACTCTTCACTTCTTTATCTTGCCACCTGCTTAATTGTATATTTGTGGTGTCTTCCTGATGAATGGACAGCAAGGTTTTTTATGACACTTCCATTTTTTGCATTTCCACTGAT aatcTGGTTTATAAGAACactgctcatttttttcttttccaagaggACAGAAAGGAATA atgaTGCACTGGAAGATTTAaaatctcaaaagaaaaaaata CTTGAGGAAGTGATGGAGAAGGAAACTTACAAGACTGCTAAACTAATTCTTGAAAGGTTTGATCCAGATTCAAATGCAAAG GAGGCTGAACTGCCATCTGCTGGAACATCTGCAACCTCGAGACCTGGACAAG AAATTCGTCAGAGGACTGCAGCTCAAAGAAATGCTTCTACACCCACGCCTGCTACTCCTAAGCAAGGCTCTCCAAAATTGCTTGTTTCGTCAACACCGTCTCCCGATCTGCAGAGGGATGCATCTGCTCTTAGTGGACCACCAGAAAGAACCGCTGTGCCATCCTTGCAGTCAAATGTTCTACCGAGACGCCCTGGATCCCCTGCTACTTCAGTGCCTGGAATGG GTCTTCATCCTCCAGGCCCTCCTTTAGCGAGACCTATTCTTCCTCGAGAAAGAGGAGTTGTGGATAGAGTTATTGAGTATTTGGTTGGAGATGGTCCTCAGAACAG GTATGCCCTTATATGTCAGCAATGTTGTTCTCACAATGGTATGGCTCTGAAGGAGGAGTTTGAATACGTAG CATTTAGGTGTGCCTACTGCTTTTTCCTGAATCCTGCAAGAAAAACGAGACCTCGGGCTCCACGGCTACCAGATTTCAATTTTGAAAAGAAGCAACTTCCAGAATTGCAATCGGAAGCAGAGCGTCCAGAATCAAGAGAGAGAGAACCGCAGGGGAATCAGCAGACAGAAG aatcTGAAGGAGTGGCTCAGCAAATTGAGACAAATGAGACAGATGAGAAAGCACCAAGTGCTGAGCAGTTGAATGATAGTCTTGTTGAAGAAGttgaaaaagaagcagcagaaaatgtttCAACAACCGAAGACTCTATTTCAGATTCTGCTATTTCAACTGAACAAAGTGAAGAATCTTTAGTGAAAGCAGAATAA
- the LNPK gene encoding endoplasmic reticulum junction formation protein lunapark isoform X3 — protein MGGLISRWRQAKPSTVEVLEKIDKEIQTLEEFREKNQRLQKLWVGRLLFYSSLLYLATCLIVYLWCLPDEWTARFFMTLPFFAFPLIIWFIRTLLIFFFSKRTERNNDALEDLKSQKKKILEEVMEKETYKTAKLILERFDPDSNAKEAELPSAGTSATSRPGQEIRQRTAAQRNASTPTPATPKQGSPKLLVSSTPSPDLQRDASALSGPPERTAVPSLQSNVLPRRPGSPATSVPGMGLHPPGPPLARPILPRERGVVDRVIEYLVGDGPQNRYALICQQCCSHNGMALKEEFEYVAFRCAYCFFLNPARKTRPRAPRLPDFNFEKKQLPELQSEAERPESREREPQGNQQTEESEGVAQQIETNETDEKAPSAEQLNDSLVEEVEKEAAENVSTTEDSISDSAISTEQSEESLVKAE, from the exons ATGGGTGGATTAATTTCAAGATGGAGg CAGGCAAAGCCTTCTACTGTAGAAGTATTAGAAAAAATTGATAAG GAAATACAGACCTTAGAagaatttagagaaaaaaatcagagactTCAGAAACTATGGGTTGGAAGGCTACTCTTCTACTCTTCACTTCTTTATCTTGCCACCTGCTTAATTGTATATTTGTGGTGTCTTCCTGATGAATGGACAGCAAGGTTTTTTATGACACTTCCATTTTTTGCATTTCCACTGAT aatcTGGTTTATAAGAACactgctcatttttttcttttccaagaggACAGAAAGGAATA atgaTGCACTGGAAGATTTAaaatctcaaaagaaaaaaata CTTGAGGAAGTGATGGAGAAGGAAACTTACAAGACTGCTAAACTAATTCTTGAAAGGTTTGATCCAGATTCAAATGCAAAG GAGGCTGAACTGCCATCTGCTGGAACATCTGCAACCTCGAGACCTGGACAAG AAATTCGTCAGAGGACTGCAGCTCAAAGAAATGCTTCTACACCCACGCCTGCTACTCCTAAGCAAGGCTCTCCAAAATTGCTTGTTTCGTCAACACCGTCTCCCGATCTGCAGAGGGATGCATCTGCTCTTAGTGGACCACCAGAAAGAACCGCTGTGCCATCCTTGCAGTCAAATGTTCTACCGAGACGCCCTGGATCCCCTGCTACTTCAGTGCCTGGAATGG GTCTTCATCCTCCAGGCCCTCCTTTAGCGAGACCTATTCTTCCTCGAGAAAGAGGAGTTGTGGATAGAGTTATTGAGTATTTGGTTGGAGATGGTCCTCAGAACAG GTATGCCCTTATATGTCAGCAATGTTGTTCTCACAATGGTATGGCTCTGAAGGAGGAGTTTGAATACGTAG CATTTAGGTGTGCCTACTGCTTTTTCCTGAATCCTGCAAGAAAAACGAGACCTCGGGCTCCACGGCTACCAGATTTCAATTTTGAAAAGAAGCAACTTCCAGAATTGCAATCGGAAGCAGAGCGTCCAGAATCAAGAGAGAGAGAACCGCAGGGGAATCAGCAGACAGAAG aatcTGAAGGAGTGGCTCAGCAAATTGAGACAAATGAGACAGATGAGAAAGCACCAAGTGCTGAGCAGTTGAATGATAGTCTTGTTGAAGAAGttgaaaaagaagcagcagaaaatgtttCAACAACCGAAGACTCTATTTCAGATTCTGCTATTTCAACTGAACAAAGTGAAGAATCTTTAGTGAAAGCAGAATAA